From Halarsenatibacter silvermanii:
TTTCAATCTGTTCCCGGTCATTAAGGATATCGATCACGTCCTGACGGTCCCTTCCGGCTGCTTCTGCCTCACTTTCCCCGGCTGTAAATTCTGCCAGGAGCTCCTCGGCTCTCTCCTGGCGAAACAGGCTGCTCTCGCGCAGAGTTTCATTTTCCAGCTCATTAAAGTGGTTGGCTGCTGCTATAAAGTTCTCCTCCCCGGCGGGCTTTCTGGTGTAAACTTCCGCTGGAGATATTTCAAAGATATAGGCCTGCCGGGACTTGGCTGCTGCCACCAGCAGATTATTCCCTATGGTCCGGGGGTTATCGCGCAGTAATTCTTCAGCCTCCTCCAGGCTGCCGGCGGTTTCCATTATCATCCGGTAAACAATTCCCGTAGGCACACCCTCCAGGGAGTTTTCTGGCGCCGGAGCCGTCAAACTGCCCAGGGCCAGCCCCTGCTGGTTCAGCCCGGTCAATACACCTATATAGCCGGGGAAATCAACGGCAGCAAACTGGCTGCCCTCCTCCGGTATATAATGGGTGACAACCTGTCTGTCATACATAATCTGCGGATAATAATAGTCCAGGTTTCTCCCCATCAACAGTTCATTTTCCCGCGTATTCTCTCCCCAGACGGCTATATTGGTACATCCCGCCAGATTAAACAGCTCGTCATAGACATTGAGCAGCAGAATATCATACAGGTCAGCCTCTGCCCCATCGGCAATCCCCTGCATTTCCCGGCGGAACCTGTCGGGAGTCTGTCCGAAGAAACTCAGGGCTGCCCGGCGCATATAAAACTCTGCCACAAGCCTCCGGGGCAGGCTCTCCTCCTGCAGGGCAAATGCTTCTTCATACATCAAGTCTATCAGCTCTGCAATCTCCTCTGACAGTAATGCCCCCTGCTGGTAGCCCATCTCATAGGGACTGCCCTCTACCCTGATCAGGTCCACCGGACCTATCTGAGATCTATTATCTTCCTCCACTGTAATCTCTTCCGCCTGTTCCTGTAAATCCTCATCCACCCTTAGGGGGTAGTTTAAATATAGATACCCCCCGGCCAAAACCGCCAGCACCATGATTAACAGGCCTAAAACCAGGATTTTTTTAGAAATGGGAACTCACTCCCGGAAACTTCTGTAGTCTGCGGGGAATAGTCTCCCACAATCTATATCGCTGCTCTCGCTCTCAAACTCAGTTCCATGAGAGCCAGATATACAGTGCCAAAACTTATCTGTTTTATTATAACATACATCCCTGTTTATTTCAGCATTTACACGC
This genomic window contains:
- a CDS encoding C45 family autoproteolytic acyltransferase/hydolase; amino-acid sequence: MDEDLQEQAEEITVEEDNRSQIGPVDLIRVEGSPYEMGYQQGALLSEEIAELIDLMYEEAFALQEESLPRRLVAEFYMRRAALSFFGQTPDRFRREMQGIADGAEADLYDILLLNVYDELFNLAGCTNIAVWGENTRENELLMGRNLDYYYPQIMYDRQVVTHYIPEEGSQFAAVDFPGYIGVLTGLNQQGLALGSLTAPAPENSLEGVPTGIVYRMIMETAGSLEEAEELLRDNPRTIGNNLLVAAAKSRQAYIFEISPAEVYTRKPAGEENFIAAANHFNELENETLRESSLFRQERAEELLAEFTAGESEAEAAGRDRQDVIDILNDREQIEIEDYGFYSIGNNRNIQSAVIQPDQLEMWLSINQDLPAADGDFYGLKLKPEEEKISPIGEE